GCCAGGTAGAAATCGACCGTCTGCGCCGCGACACGGTCGGAAGGCGCGAGCACGTCCCGGGCCCGGAGGAACTCATGCCGGGCATCGCTCCAGCGGCCATAGTCGAACAACGACCGTCCGCGCTCGATAAAGGTCTCACTTTCGGGCACCCCGGCCTGCACCCGCAGGGTGCATACCGCGCACAGCGCGAGGGTCAGCAACAAGCTCAGTTTTTTCCGCATACGCACATAAATTCTTACAAAGGGCAAATATACGAAAATTTGCCTTCCCCGCATACCCCTGCCCCAAATATACCGGTATAAAACCGGAACCGACACCCCGGCGGCGCCCGGGAAGGTTTGCATCTGTCGAAAATTATCCATACCTTAGCCGGGCCGTTACGTCCTTAACTCACTCAAAATGAAATTGCGTCTCTTCCACCGTAACAAGCCCGCCGGAATACAGGTTCCGGCCGTATGCGACACGCTCAGCCGGGTTTCCGTCGCCTGCATCGAACTGACGCCCGAAGGGGAATTAACGGATATCAACATGCAGGCATACAAGGTACTCCGCCTCGGGGGGGGGATTTTTCCCATCCGCTGAGGATTTCCGACCTGTTCTCCGTCTGCCAATACCAAAAAGACCTTTTGCCCGCTATTTTCGAGGGGCTGCAGCAACACAGGGACTGCGGCGACCTGCCGCCGCGGACGTACATCCGGCTCCGCAGGCACCAGCTGAAATTCCACATCGAAGGCCGCTTCGTCGGCCAATACGACCGGCACAGGAAGTTGCGCCGGGTCGTGTTCCTGTTCCGGGACACCGAGGAGGAAATATCCCGGAAGTTCATCCTCGACACGGCGTTGTCGCAGACGAAAATCTTTCCGTGGTCCTTCGACCCTGACAGCAACCTGCTGACCATCGACCGACGCTGGTTCGCATACCTGGGGCTCCCGAATGACGGCGACACGATCAGTGCCGAAACATTTTTCAGCCTCGTCCACCCCGACGACCGGAAAGCGCTGTCGCAGGCTTTCGCCAACCGACTCGCCGGCGAACCTGCCCCCCAAACAGTCACCTACCGGCTGCGCCGCGGGGACGGGACTTGGGAATGGTTCGAGGAGCAGTCCGTCTCCCCGGGCCGGGCCGCCGACGGTTTACCCTACCGCATCGCAGGCATCTGCCAGAGCATCCAGGCCCACAAGGAGGTCGAAGGACGCCTGCGCGAAGCGCGCGACAAGGCCCGCGAAAACGACCGGCTCAAATCGGCGTTCCTGGCCAACATGAGCCATGAAATCCGGACGCCGCTCAACGCCATCATCGGCTTCGCCAACCTCTTGACGTGCGACGACGTCCCCTTCAGCGAAACGGAAAGACAGGAGTACAGCCGCCTGATCACGGCCAACGGCGACCAGTTGCTGCGTCTGATATCGGACATCCTCGACCTTTCGAAGATCGAGTCGAACACCATGGAGTTCTGTTTCGGGGAGCATTCGCTGCACACGCTGCTGTCGGACATCTACCAGTCCCAACTGCTCACCATGCCCCCGCAGGTCGAACTGAGGCTCGAACTCCCGCAGGCCGACACGACAATCCGCACCGATGCCTCGCGGCTGAAACAGGTCGTCAACAACCTGATAAACAACGCCGCGAAATTTACCGACAAGGGCAACATTACGTTCGGGTACCGCACGGCCG
This Alistipes onderdonkii DNA region includes the following protein-coding sequences:
- a CDS encoding ATP-binding protein yields the protein MPAIFEGLQQHRDCGDLPPRTYIRLRRHQLKFHIEGRFVGQYDRHRKLRRVVFLFRDTEEEISRKFILDTALSQTKIFPWSFDPDSNLLTIDRRWFAYLGLPNDGDTISAETFFSLVHPDDRKALSQAFANRLAGEPAPQTVTYRLRRGDGTWEWFEEQSVSPGRAADGLPYRIAGICQSIQAHKEVEGRLREARDKARENDRLKSAFLANMSHEIRTPLNAIIGFANLLTCDDVPFSETERQEYSRLITANGDQLLRLISDILDLSKIESNTMEFCFGEHSLHTLLSDIYQSQLLTMPPQVELRLELPQADTTIRTDASRLKQVVNNLINNAAKFTDKGNITFGYRTADGAGEVELFVRDTGKGISQEHLSRIFERFYKADSYVKGVGLGLSICRTITELLGGEISVVSAPGEGTCFKIVHPVRRTETAAETAGAYR